Proteins encoded within one genomic window of Prochlorococcus marinus str. MIT 9515:
- a CDS encoding MarR family winged helix-turn-helix transcriptional regulator, translating into MTQAKLEELLKIDNESYNLLRVLHMFMKLDNTQEVPLQSMAVFWYVATYQKCSKKDIEDHFKMSKASASRMTDYISRYHRLGKPGLGLVSKEQDPNDRRRTLLKLTRKGKDLIEKSFSTLYEDVKDFNEIDFEE; encoded by the coding sequence ATGACACAAGCGAAACTCGAAGAATTACTCAAGATAGATAACGAATCGTACAACCTTTTAAGAGTTCTACATATGTTCATGAAGTTAGATAATACTCAGGAAGTGCCATTACAATCAATGGCTGTATTTTGGTATGTAGCTACTTATCAAAAGTGTAGTAAAAAGGATATAGAAGATCACTTCAAAATGAGCAAAGCTAGTGCCTCAAGGATGACGGACTATATAAGCAGATATCATAGACTAGGTAAGCCAGGCTTAGGTTTAGTTTCTAAAGAACAAGATCCAAATGATAGAAGAAGAACACTTTTGAAACTTACTAGGAAAGGTAAGGATTTAATAGAAAAGTCTTTCAGTACTCTTTATGAGGATGTAAAAGATTTCAATGAGATTGATTTTGAAGAATGA
- a CDS encoding high light inducible protein, which yields MENQNQKRNIDPQKTSAEKLNGRFALVGVIALVGAYISTGQIVPGII from the coding sequence ATGGAAAATCAAAATCAAAAAAGGAACATTGATCCACAAAAGACAAGTGCAGAAAAACTTAATGGAAGATTTGCTCTCGTAGGTGTTATAGCTTTAGTTGGTGCTTATATTTCAACAGGCCAAATCGTCCCAGGAATAATTTAA
- a CDS encoding high light inducible protein, producing MNSNKDILDRAIGRPAMMAFMILVGTYVTTGQLIPGVF from the coding sequence ATGAATTCAAACAAAGACATTCTCGATAGAGCTATTGGAAGACCAGCAATGATGGCTTTCATGATTTTAGTGGGAACATATGTTACTACAGGTCAACTTATTCCAGGAGTATTCTAA